The following is a genomic window from Amaranthus tricolor cultivar Red isolate AtriRed21 chromosome 10, ASM2621246v1, whole genome shotgun sequence.
TAACCCCTAATTTGACCCACTTTTTATAGTATTTTCGAGTTTGGAGATTTTCATATTACATCAAAAATTCTAGATTATAACCCCTAATTTATGGGTTTCGAGTTAAATTTGATAAGTCCAATCATAACAgccaaacaacaacaataatgtcaATCCTTAATCCCAAAATATAGCAATTTTAACTTGTACAGGGTAAAACAATATTTTCATGCCTAATTATTTATGGTAGTAGGCATTATTCTTGGATATGATGTGTCTCACATATGAACATGATCCCACATCGTTAAAACAATATGTTATGCACTTGCATATAATGTTTGGTAAGTAAtcctcctactaccatatgaTTTTTGTAAATAGTGAACCCCATcaaatatatatgcaagtcaatgCTCATTACCCGTGGATTTATGACTCCAAGCCCACGAGTGCCCTGTGAATGTGTCCACATAAATAAATCCATGAGGTGATTATGTGACAAATTGTCACACCATAACAACATTTCCTTTTTCTAACATACACAAAACATGTGGATATATTACTTAGTACATTAGAAGTTGAAATTAAAAGGCTACATCAAAATCACATGTATACATAAAAACATACATAAGTTACGAGAATTTACACAACTAGTTTCTCATCTCCATAGCATTCTACAAGAGCTTGCACAACAGATTCCATGCTTGGCCTTTTGTTTCTATCTTCTTCCACACAAGAAAGTCCAATCTCAATCATTATAGCAGCTTGATTCCTGCTAAAATTTCCTACCAATCTTGAATCAACCAAGTCTTCCACCCAAGAATCTTCTTTCCTTTTAGCCATTCTCACAAATCTAACCAATTCGGGTATTTCCTCTAATTCAACCCAACTCGATAGTCGAATCCCTTTCACAAGCTCGAGGATAACAACCCCGTAACTATACACATCAACCTTTGCCGTAATGGGAAGATTCATTGCCCAATCCGGAGCCATATACCCTTTTGTACCTCTAATTCTAGTCGTTTCCGATGAACCATGACTCCCTCTTTGACGTAACTTTGCTAGCCCAAAGTCGGAAATTTTTGCCTCATAATTCTCGTCTAGGAGTATATTTTCGGGTTTCACATCACAATGGATAACCCATTCGAGACATTCGTGGTGAAGATAAGCTAAGCCTTTGGCCGTGCCTAATGCAATCTTGAATCTTTCTTTCCACCCAAGAAGGGTTGTGCTCGAGAACAGGTGTTTGTCTAATGATCCTTTTGGTACATATTCATACACTAACATTCTGTGTTTCCTTTCCGAACAAAAACCCCACATTCTAGCCAGATTCATATGGTTAATTTTACCAATCGTACTCAATTCTGCCCAAAATTCTTCCTCTCCTTGGACTACATCTCCGAGTTTTTTCACTGCAACAACTCTATCATCAACCAAAGTTCCCTTGTAAACAGCCCCAAACCCTCCTTTTCCAACTTCTTCCTTAAAATTCCCGGTTGCTTTCTTCAACTCTTTATAGCTATAACTCCTAAACTGATTCGAAAGTGCTTGATACCCATCTTCCATCGGAGCTGAAAGATCGTGTTTCCTAAACAAAAACCACCACCCCGCTAACAATAAAACTACTTCAATCGTACCAATTGCAATAACAAATGAGTACGAATAAACCCATTTGAATCTTTGATTCATGATCTCATATTTTTTCGGAAATTCTAACACTTTCCCTCGACTACAATCAATTCGAGACACATTAAGCCCATCAACAGATTTCAATGATGTTTGTTTAGCACTTGGTAATCTAAGATACATACTCGCTTGAAATTCATCCGACCTATATCCATTAAAAAGGGCACTTTTTGTGAAACACATTCCGTTACCAGTTACTCTATAATTAAATGCTTGACATCTACAATCTCCTACACAAAGTTCCTTACAACCTTCAAATGAAACATTAAGACTAGAATTTAGGTCATAACCATAGTAATCAACATGAGGCATCTCAACAAACCTAGAATCTGAACAACTTCTTTTGAATTTCGGCTTACAACCTTTACTCGAATCGCTTGAATCGATCGGTTCATACAATGGTGGGCAACTACACATGGGTTTTGGTGTATAAACACAAATCCCATTCCTACCACAAAGACCATGAACATTACACAATTTTGAAATTGCTTCCCATGTTATACTCCATAACCCAGATGATTCATTCAAACTATAAACCCTAAAATTCCCATCATAATCCATGGTTAACCTTCTTTTAATCCCAATTCCTACATCTGAAGCACTAAATTGTAACTGATCACTTGAAGAAAATGTACCCAAATCATCAAATACAGCAATCCTACTACTATTATATATTGTTctaccattttttaaaaaagaaagctCTACATTAGGCCAATAACGGCTAGAAATTTCAGGACCGTCATATATCATTATAAGCACACTTTCaatattaaaaaagaaactAAAATACCCAGTTCCAATCATATCAGGACCAATACCAGAAACCAATTTCTGGGTTTTTGTAAAAATTTGATTAGGAAGCAAAGTATGAGTAGGAAAATCAAAACTTTGCCAAAGAATATTACCAGTTTGATTTCTAAGAACAAGATTTCCTGTATTGAGAAGCTCGGCTCTTTCAACATTTGATCCTGTTGTGTTTGTTTGCCAAACAATTGACCCATCAATGTCTGTTAATACCATCACACCATTTTTTCTTAATGTTAGGCGCGAGCCGCGGCCATTAACAGGATTATCTCTGTTAGATGTCCATACAAATGTTTTTTGTTTGGAATTTGTGAACCAAATAGAGAAGTAGTAAGCATTTGTTGTTCCTGTATTGAGGAATCCACAAGTGAAGGTTTTATCAGGAGAAATGAGAAGATTATCAGTGTTAGATGGATCTTTGACATTTAAGGAAGATCCTTTTGGAagaaaatttctagcaaaagaGAGGGATGTTAGATTGGTATAAAGGAGGAGAAGGAAGAAAGTTGTTTGGGTTTTCATTGTTAATTACTGTTTGTATCAATGTATTGTTGCTTCATGGGGATGATGTTATTTATTAACAATTACTCTTATTATTTTTTGCATACTAGAAGTAGAACTACTGTTACGTTCTATTCAGTTTGAAGACTTtgaactattttttattttgaaccatttaatttaaattatttttatttttggataataatttcatatttttttaatttcattcatatatcttaattttttttttaatttcattcatatatcttaactctcttttaatttcatccatatatcttaattctcttttaatgaATTTATTGTCTATTCTCTTTTAatacaattattttaatattaataatcatttgaaatacaattattttaatattaataatcatttgaaatacaattattttaactaaaatttctTAGTTGTATGATTGTAACTTTTTACAGTTGCTCTATATATCGGTGTTTGAAGGTGTGcgagtttattaataaaaaagttaataaaaaaagaaatatgttaagtttattaataaattaaatatatttactatataaataAGGCGTAATATAAAAGTTTGCATAGGGTCCCTAATTCTTCAAGACGGCTTTGTTGCTCTGTTCATGTGTAATTTGCTCTTGAttagttttgtttattaatttaagaGCAGAGTTATTAGAAatgtatatgaaaatattaattaacGGTAATATTAGAATATTAATTAACAGTAGTTTAATTGATAGATTTAGGTTAACTGATATATACACATGATCATTAATAAGAAAAGGATTAAGAGGAATAAAGTACTTCCACCGTTTTCTAGCGgcacttaagtttattttagtacttttttattttgaattgtgGTTAGTCTATGAGAAAAAAAACATAGTTATGTGGGagcttattttattcatttataataTCAAGCTTCTATAAATTTTAGTTGtgtataactctaaatataatGAATTGAAAAAAGCGTAAAAAGGTGATTGACTGCAAGTAAAAAAAACAGATgaagtatataatatactaccattttatataatataaacttaatCTTTTACTTAAAATGGTTAATTAACATTATTAGATGCGTTACTAATGTATTTAAATCTCATTTACCcttaatttgaaatgaaatattaaGCGTTACGCATAAGAAAAACCAACAATATATTTTAAGGATATAATCATCATgttaactttttatttgaaagTCGGTTTACACAAAGATTTTTCGATTCTGAGATGGTAGTCTAATAATAGTGTGTtatatttttgatgaaagtctTCTTCTTCATGTTTGAAAGGTATAAATTATGCGAGGAATATTTACTTTTCCAGGtcttttaaaaatcaaacttttgTTGATTGAAAGATTATGAGTCATTGAGTCAACTAAAAAGTTGGCatacaaaattacaaatataCAATGTGCATTTTGGATTCAAAACAGCCGTATTTAGAGGATAATTGGAACTTGCAAGTCAACTTGACTCCTCTTGTCgcttttttcaattcaatttacGTAACTTCCAAGTTCCAATTCACGTATCAATaggatttggtataaattaatataaaaaatataaatattaattaataatccaATTAAGTATTATCGTAATCTTATTCAAATATTTCTATTCAAATGTAGTTATCAATAAGATAATATTATAACAGGATAATTGCAGGCTTCACTCTCATTGAAGATTCTTTCTTGAGTTGAGGAACTCTTTAACCGCACTCTCTTTTATAGTATAAGTTGTCGTCTTTCTTCTCTCTCCAGACCCTGAACATAGTTTTTCTATATAAACGGGAtgtattgggtatgatgatgatgatgatgacataTATAATTTACgtaaaatctctaaaaaaaacaaaagggaaTAATATATTCCCTcggttcctttttgtttgtctactttcagtttttccactttagcaGAGGGAAATTTAAAATCGATTTTCAAAGTAtaaattgaagataaaatatattcatttgaGATTTTGTTGGATTTATCTTGATGCAaagttttttattaatatataatttttacaatttttatgatgcatacttaaaaatattacgactcaaaatttgctttgaaaagcgtgtaaaaaataaagtgaacaaacaaaaaaaacggAAAAGtatataaagtaactcaaattttAATGTTAAACAACATTTAGGAGTTTTGAAAGACCTTATATGTACAATATTTTCAATAAGTAGACTGATTTCATCATTTTATTACTTATGAGAATATTCAGTCCTCTTTTGAGAATCACTCTAAAAATTGcgacataaaattattaaacatGCTTAGTTTGGAATAAACCAACATGTGATATTGTGATAATTAATGACTGCCCTTGACTCTTATTAATCGTTATGGCAAAACACAAAGATACATGAAACCACCTTCTTTGGAGAGCAACAAGGAATTTAGGGGGCGTTTGGTATGTAATTTATCAATGCAGAAAGTGGAATCATTTAACCTTATCCTTTACAAGTTGTTTGGTATGAGCTGAAAGTAATTGTTTCCGTTTCTAATAGATTAGCGTTTCCACTCTATTGTTACCGCTCAAAAGTATACGGAAACAGTTAACGTTTTCAAGCCGAAACACAGTAAACTCTGGCTCTCACGCACTCATGCTTGTAAGAGAAGGAATAATGTTGGTAGtagaaagagtttgattctgaACTGAATATTCATATCTTAATCCACTTTTCAGCAATCGCAAATTTTCCATGGATACACGAAAGCTTATATACGCTATATGGCATTAACATATTAATTGCACAGTTTCCAATAATGCA
Proteins encoded in this region:
- the LOC130825167 gene encoding putative receptor protein kinase ZmPK1 → MKTQTTFFLLLLYTNLTSLSFARNFLPKGSSLNVKDPSNTDNLLISPDKTFTCGFLNTGTTNAYYFSIWFTNSKQKTFVWTSNRDNPVNGRGSRLTLRKNGVMVLTDIDGSIVWQTNTTGSNVERAELLNTGNLVLRNQTGNILWQSFDFPTHTLLPNQIFTKTQKLVSGIGPDMIGTGYFSFFFNIESVLIMIYDGPEISSRYWPNVELSFLKNGRTIYNSSRIAVFDDLGTFSSSDQLQFSASDVGIGIKRRLTMDYDGNFRVYSLNESSGLWSITWEAISKLCNVHGLCGRNGICVYTPKPMCSCPPLYEPIDSSDSSKGCKPKFKRSCSDSRFVEMPHVDYYGYDLNSSLNVSFEGCKELCVGDCRCQAFNYRVTGNGMCFTKSALFNGYRSDEFQASMYLRLPSAKQTSLKSVDGLNVSRIDCSRGKVLEFPKKYEIMNQRFKWVYSYSFVIAIGTIEVVLLLAGWWFLFRKHDLSAPMEDGYQALSNQFRSYSYKELKKATGNFKEEVGKGGFGAVYKGTLVDDRVVAVKKLGDVVQGEEEFWAELSTIGKINHMNLARMWGFCSERKHRMLVYEYVPKGSLDKHLFSSTTLLGWKERFKIALGTAKGLAYLHHECLEWVIHCDVKPENILLDENYEAKISDFGLAKLRQRGSHGSSETTRIRGTKGYMAPDWAMNLPITAKVDVYSYGVVILELVKGIRLSSWVELEEIPELVRFVRMAKRKEDSWVEDLVDSRLVGNFSRNQAAIMIEIGLSCVEEDRNKRPSMESVVQALVECYGDEKLVV